A window of the Phragmites australis chromosome 20, lpPhrAust1.1, whole genome shotgun sequence genome harbors these coding sequences:
- the LOC133902081 gene encoding putrescine hydroxycinnamoyltransferase 3, whose product MEVKVLSSKLLKPAYNASAAKPFAAEYIPLSIFDRVTYNMQMAIIYAFPPPAPSTAAIEKGLATVLAEYRAFAGQLGEAPDGTPAVLLNDRGARLVEASVDADLVDMAPAKPTPELLRLHPDLEEELEEVVVLQLTRFRCGSLAVGFTSNHVAADGHATSNFLVAWGRATRGLPMGLPPVHHQEGLFKPRSSPRVEYDHRNREYYRPTPTEKHGHGEGVENIVIHKAHLTKDFIAGLRAKASEGRGRPFSRFETILAHLWRTMTRARGLNPDETSTIRLSVDGRHRLGLPAEYFGNLVLWAFPTATVADLLNRPLKHAAQAIHDEVARVDGNYFQSFIDFATSGAAEKEGLAPSAILKDVLCPNGEVDSWLTFPFYELDFGTGSPTYFMPSYFPTEGMLFLVPSYVGDGSVDAFVPVFQHNLEAFKECCYSME is encoded by the coding sequence ATGGAGGTTAAGGTGTTGAGCTCCAAGCTCCTCAAGCCCGCCTACAATGCCAGTGCCGCGAAGCCGTTCGCCGCCGAGTACATTCCCCTGTCCATCTTCGACAGGGTCACGTACAATATGCAGATGGCGATCATCTACGCCTTCCCACCGCCGGCCCCGTCCACGGCCGCCATCGAGAAGGGCCTCGCCACGGTGCTCGCCGAGTACCGCGCGTTCGCGGGGCAGCTCGGCGAGGCCCCCGACGGGACGCCCGCGGTGCTGCTCAATGACCGCGGCGCGCGGCTCGTGGAGGCGTCCGTGGACGCCGATCTCGTGGACATGGCGCCCGCGAAGCCCACGCCGGAGCTGCTGCGCCTGCACCCCGACctggaggaggagctcgaggaggtggtggtgctgcAGCTGACGCGGTTCCGGTGCGGCTCCCTAGCCGTCGGGTTCACGTCCAACCACGTCGCGGCCGACGGCCACGCCACCAGCAACTTCCTGGTGGCGTGGGGCCGCGCCACCAGGGGCCTCCCCATGGGCCTTCCGCCCGTGCACCACCAGGAGGGGCTCTTCAAGCCACGGTCCTCGCCTCGCGTGGAGTACGACCACCGCAACAGGGAGTACTACCGGCCGACGCCCACCGAAAAGCACGGCCACGGCGAGGGCGTCGAGAACATCGTGATCCATAAGGCGCACTTGACAAAGGACTTCATTGCCGGGCTCCGCGCCAAGGCGTCCGAAGGCCGTGGCCGCCCGTTCAGCCGGTTCGAGACCATCCTGGCTCACCTGTGGCGCACCATGACGCGCGCGCGCGGCCTCAACCCGGACGAGACTTCCACGATCCGCCTGTCCGTGGACGGCCGCCACCGCCTCGGGCTGCCGGCCGAGTACTTCGGCAACCTCGTCCTCTGGGCGTTCCCGACCGCCACGGTGGCGGACCTCCTGAACCGGCCGCTGAAGCACGCGGCGCAGGCGATCCACGACGAGGTGGCCCGCGTGGACGGCAACTACTTCCAGTCGTTCATCGACTTCGCGACCTCCGGCGCCGCGGAGAAGGAGGGGCTGGCGCCGAGCGCGATCCTCAAGGACGTGCTGTGCCCGAACGGGGAGGTGGACAGCTGGCTGACGTTCCCGTTCTACGAGCTGGACTTCGGCACCGGCAGCCCGACCTACTTCATGCCGTCCTACTTCCCCACGGAGGGGATGCTGTTCCTCGTGCCGTCGTACGTCGGCGACGGCAGCGTCGACGCCTTCGTGCCCGTCTTCCAGCACAACCTCGAGGCCTTCAAAGAGTGCTGCTATTCCATGGAGTAG
- the LOC133902061 gene encoding ornithine decarboxylase 1B, chloroplastic-like, translating into MVGGSPMQAVLMAPGVKDRKVLAFKRDALKEKDAVTSLIRSIVTSSPDQRSAFYVFDLAKVVDLFRTWRRALPDVRPCYAVKCNPDPALLGALVALGAGFDCASRAEIEAVLALGVQPRDIVYANPCKAEAHIEYASEVGVNLTTYDSEEEVAKVKRCHPKCELLLRLKGPEGGEVRVDLGTKYGALPEEVAPLLRAAQREGINVAGVSFHVGSGACRLDVYREAIEAARAAFDAAAALGMPPMRVLDIGGGFVAGATFDEAATVINGALAEHFGDLPCVEVIGEPGRYFAESAFTLAARVIGKRTRGEVREYWIDDGLYGSLNCIMMDHYVPHPRPLASPRPGEKTYTSTVFGPTCDSLDVVVTGYHLPEMSVGDWLVFDDMGAYTTGAGSNFNGFATSDIKIYVAYSS; encoded by the coding sequence ATGGTTGGAGGCAGCCCCATGCAGGCCGTGCTGATGGCCCCCGGCGTGAAGGACAGGAAGGTGCTCGCGTTCAAGCGCGACGCGCTCAAGGAGAAGGACGCCGTCACCAGCCTCATCCGCTCCATCGTCACGTCCAGCCCCGACCAGCGGAGCGCCTTCTACGTCTTCGACCTAGCCAAGGTCGTCGACCTCTTCAGGACGTGGCGCCGCGCGCTCCCCGACGTTCGCCCCTGCTACGCCGTCAAGTGCAACCCCGACCCGGCGCTCCTCGGCGCGCTGGTCGCGCTCGGCGCGGGCTTCGACTGCGCCAGCCGCGCCGAGATTGAGGCCGTGCTCGCGCTCGGCGTCCAGCCCCGCGACATTGTATACGCCAACCCATGCAAGGCCGAGGCGCACATCGAGTACGCCTCGGAGGTCGGCGTCAATCTCACCACCTACGActccgaggaggaggtcgccaaGGTCAAGCGCTGCCACCCCAAGTGCGAGCTCCTGCTCCGTCTCAAGGGCCCCGAGGGCGGCGAGGTCAGGGTCGACCTGGGGACCAAGTACGGCGCGCTCCCCGAGGAAGTGGCGCCGCTCCTTCGCGCTGCCCAGCGCGAGGGGATCAACGTGGCCGGCGTCTCCTTCCACGTCGGGAGCGGCGCGTGCCGCTTGGACGTGTACCGCGAGGCCATCGAAGCCGCGCGCGCGGCGTTCGATGCAGCCGCCGCCCTCGGCATGCCGCCCATGCGCGTCCTCGACATCGGCGGCGGCTTCGTGGCCGGCGCCACGTTCGACGAGGCGGCGACGGTGATCAACGGCGCGCTCGCTGAGCACTTCGGCGACCTGCCGTGCGTGGAGGTGATCGGCGAGCCGGGGCGGTACTTCGCCGAGTCGGCGTTCACGCTCGCCGCGCGCGTCATCGGAAAGCGCACGCGCGGCGAGGTGCGCGAGTACTGGATCGACGACGGCCTCTACGGCTCACTCAACTGCATCATGATGGACCACTACGTGCCGCACCCGAGGCCGCTGGCCAGCCCGCGCCCAGGCGAGAAGACGTACACGTCCACGGTGTTCGGGCCGACGTGCGACTCGCTCGACGTGGTGGTGACTGGGTACCATCTGCCGGAGATGAGCGTGGGGGACTGGCTCGTCTTCGACGACATGGGCGCCTACACCACCGGGGCCGGCTCCAACTTCAACGGCTTCGCCACGTCGGACATAAAGATCTACGTGGCATACTCCAGCTGA
- the LOC133901237 gene encoding putrescine hydroxycinnamoyltransferase-like, producing MEVKVLSSKLVKPSYPAGAPRPDTSEHVPSSVFDKVTYHMQMAIIYAFSPPGPSTADIERSLAAVMGVYRLFAGQVRPGPDDAPGVLLNDHGARFVEATVDAHLADIAPTKPSPVVLQLHPDLEGEIEEVVQVQLTRFACGSLAVGFTANHAVADGHATSDFLVAWGRAARGLPIAQLPPHHHPDLFPPRDPPHVEFEHRGVEYYRPAPSSHPAAHGETQHNIVIHKAHFTKDFIAGLRAKASEGRGRPFSRFETILAHVWRTMTRARGLGNPHQASTIRISVDGRPRLAAPPGYFGNLVLWAFPRATVGDLLNRPLKHAAQAIHDAVARVDGAYFQSFVDFASSGTLEKEGLETTAVLKDVLCPDLEVDSWLTFPFYELDFGAGSPTYFMPSYFPTEGMLFLVPSYLGDGSVDAFVPVFEHNLEAFKHCCYSME from the coding sequence ATGGAGGTGAAGGTGCTGAGCTCCAAGCTCGTGAAGCCGTCCTACCCGGCGGGCGCGCCGCGGCCGGACACCAGCGAGCACGTGCCATCGTCGGTATTCGACAAGGTCACGTACCACATGCAGATGGCCATCATCTATGCGTTCTCGCCGCCGGGGCCCTCCACGGCCGACATCGAGCGCAGCCTCGCTGCGGTGATGGGTGTGTACAGGCTTTTTGCCGGCCAGGTCCGCCCGGGCCCGGATGACGCCCCCGGCGTGCTGCTCAACGACCACGGCGCGCGGTTCGTTGAGGCGACCGTGGACGCTCACCTCGCCGACATTGCGCCGACGAAGCCGTCGCCCGTCGTGCTGCAGCTGCACCCGGACCTCgagggagagattgaggagGTGGTGCAGGTGCAGCTCACGCGGTTCGCTTGCGGCTCGCTTGCAGTGGGGTTCACCGCCAACCACGCCGTGGCCGATGGGCATGCCACCAGCGACTTCCTCGTCGCGTGGGGACGCGCCGCGCGAGGGCTCCCCATCGCCCAGTTGCCGCCGCACCACCACCCGGACCTCTTCCCGCCGCGCGACCCGCCGCACGTCGAGTTCGAGCACCGCGGCGTGGAGTACTACCGGCCCGCGCCGTCGTCCCATCCAGCCGCCCACGGCGAGACCCAACACAACATCGTGATCCACAAGGCGCACTTCACCAAGGACTTCATCGCGGGGCTCCGCGCCAAGGCGTCGGAAGGCCGCGGCCGCCCGTTCAGCCGGTTCGAGACCATCCTCGCCCACGTGTGGCGCACCATGACGCGTGCGCGGGGCCTCGGCAACCCGCACCAGGCCTCCACAATCCGCATCTCCGTCGACGGGCGGCCGCGCCTCGCCGCGCCGCCCGGCTACTTTGGCAACCTCGTCCTCTGGGCGTTCCCGCGCGCCACGGTGGGTGACCTCCTGAACCGGCCGCTGAAGCACGCGGCGCAGGCGATACACGACGCGGTGGCGCGCGTGGACGGCGCCTACTTCCAGTCCTTCGTGGACTTCGCGAGCTCCGGCACGCTGGAGAAGGAAGGGCTGGAGACGACGGCCGTGCTCAAGGACGTGCTGTGCCCGGACTTGGAGGTGGACAGCTGGCTGACGTTCCCGTTCTACGAGCTGGACTTCGGCGCCGGCAGCCCAACCTACTTCATGCCGTCCTACTTCCCGACGGAGGGGATGCTCTTCCTCGTTCCGTCGTACCTTGGCGACGGCAGCGTCGACGCCTTCGTGCCGGTGTTCGAGCACAACCTCGAGGCCTTCAAGCATTGCTGCTACTCCATGGAGTAG